The following nucleotide sequence is from Candidatus Limnocylindrales bacterium.
ATTGATGGGAACCCAACATGGATTTATCCATTTGATCGAACCAAACAAGACAGAGATGGTAGCAAAGGTCGGGGTAGGAACCTGGAGTAGATTTATAGGTAAACGTGTAAAGTTTGGTGAGGGGATGGTTGGAAAAGTCTGGCAAACCGGCCGATCCATTGTGGTAGAGGATTATTGCAGTTGGCCAGATCGACTGCCGGACCCAAGCTTTGACATCCTTCGTGCGGTGGTGGGGGTTCCGCTCAAGTCGGGCTCGGAAGTCATAGGAGTCATCGGTCTGGTTTATTTGGACGAAGGTCGGAAATTCGGAGATGAGGCTATTGAGTTATTAAATCGATTTGCCCAGTTGGCTTCCATTGCTTTAGACAATGCCAGGTTGTATGCCTCGGCTCAACAAGAATTAATCGAACGTAAGCGGGTAGAAGCGGAATTGCGAAAAGCCCAGGAGGCGTTAGAGCAACGGGTTAAGGAACGAACTGCCGAGCTTTCAACAACCAATGTGAGACTGGAAGAGCAGATGGTTGAGCGCAAACGTATAGAGGAAAAACTGCGGCAACAAAATGAATATCTCACTGCTCTCCACGAGACGGCCCTGGCTTTGATGAACCGGTTGGAAATAAACGATCTGCTTAAAGCCATTGTGGTACGCGCCGGAGCCCTGGTGGGCACCTCCCATGGGTACATTCGCCTTGTCGAACCCAACGAAACTGAAATAACCCTGAAGGTAG
It contains:
- a CDS encoding GAF domain-containing protein produces the protein MRDEEKTKEQLIKELIAARQQIDELKALETERKRVEEKLRQQNEYLTALHETALALMNRLELTDLLETIIVRAGGLMGTQHGFIHLIEPNKTEMVAKVGVGTWSRFIGKRVKFGEGMVGKVWQTGRSIVVEDYCSWPDRLPDPSFDILRAVVGVPLKSGSEVIGVIGLVYLDEGRKFGDEAIELLNRFAQLASIALDNARLYASAQQELIERKRVEAELRKAQEALEQRVKERTAELSTTNVRLEEQMVERKRIEEKLRQQNEYLTALHETALALMNRLEINDLLKAIVVRAGALVGTSHGYIRLVEPNETEITLKVGIGVFTNFIGHKLKFGEGLSGKVWQTGQLIIVENYHTWPGHIPDPRHHILHAQVGIPLKSDNKVIGVLCLGYMQEGRVFKDEEIELLSRFAELASIALDNARLYTSTQQELTKRIKAEQTLAHYTQELERSNQEL